One part of the Prochlorococcus marinus str. MIT 9313 genome encodes these proteins:
- a CDS encoding DUF1997 domain-containing protein: protein MPPLSIPADQYLRLSDKSQVRCYRSHFSDRMEMLAPPKNVAAYLDHHQGWFQRCAAPMEVKALDDQSYLLTLGRFGNFGFEVEPCIGLKLLPQQQGLYQIINVDLTHQDLPLCDHYDVDFKAGLKLEPSETEASNTVQQTTIVNWDLDLSVWIQLPKVITLLPDGLVQTSGDQLLRQVVRQISRRLTWKVQEDFHATHGLTCPPRRHAAF from the coding sequence GTGCCGCCCTTGTCGATACCTGCCGACCAATATCTGCGCCTCAGCGACAAATCCCAAGTCCGCTGCTATCGAAGTCATTTTTCCGATCGCATGGAGATGCTTGCGCCGCCAAAAAACGTGGCGGCATATCTTGACCACCATCAAGGCTGGTTTCAACGCTGTGCTGCACCCATGGAGGTCAAGGCCCTCGATGATCAGTCCTATCTCCTCACGCTTGGTCGATTCGGAAATTTTGGCTTTGAAGTGGAGCCTTGCATCGGCCTAAAGCTGCTTCCTCAGCAGCAAGGGCTCTACCAAATCATCAATGTGGACCTAACGCATCAAGATCTGCCCCTTTGTGATCACTACGATGTGGACTTCAAGGCTGGGCTGAAACTGGAGCCATCAGAAACAGAAGCCAGCAATACTGTCCAACAAACCACCATCGTGAACTGGGATTTGGATCTTTCGGTGTGGATCCAACTACCGAAAGTGATCACCCTGCTACCAGATGGTCTTGTACAGACAAGTGGTGACCAGCTGCTGAGGCAAGTCGTGCGACAAATCTCGCGCCGACTTACATGGAAGGTTCAAGAAGACTTCCATGCCACCCATGGACTGACCTGCCCACCACGTCGCCATGCAGCTTTCTGA
- a CDS encoding 4-hydroxy-3-methylbut-2-enyl diphosphate reductase produces MDTQAFKRSLHHSERYNRRGFGRANEVASNLEKAYQSSLIGSIRDNGYVLQHGRLQVKLAEAFGFCWGVERAVAMAYETRRHYPSERIWITNEIIHNPSVNEHLREMDVLFIHAEGGVKDFSCVNDGDVVILPAFGATVQEMELLHERGCHIIDTTCPWVSKVWHTVEKHKKQEFTSIIHGKVKHEETLATSSFAGTYLVVLDLDEAQLVADYILGQGDRAAFMKRFAKACSANFDPDQDLQRLGVANQTTMLKSETEEIGRLFERTMLRKYGPIELNKHFLSFNTICDATEERQQAMFSLVDEPLDLLVVIGGFNSSNTTHLQEIAISRGIRSFHIDTPERIGDNNSIQHKPLGEDLFIESNFLPAGSVSVGITSGASTPDRVVEHVIQKLIDLTSG; encoded by the coding sequence ATGGATACACAAGCTTTCAAACGCTCACTCCATCACTCTGAGCGTTACAACCGTAGGGGCTTCGGGCGAGCCAACGAAGTCGCCAGCAACCTTGAGAAGGCCTACCAAAGCAGCCTAATTGGCTCGATTCGAGACAATGGGTATGTGCTTCAACATGGCCGGCTTCAGGTGAAATTGGCTGAGGCCTTTGGTTTCTGCTGGGGAGTAGAGAGAGCAGTTGCGATGGCCTATGAAACCCGTAGGCACTACCCAAGCGAGCGCATTTGGATTACTAACGAAATTATTCACAACCCTTCAGTGAATGAACACTTACGCGAAATGGACGTGCTGTTCATCCACGCTGAAGGAGGTGTCAAAGATTTTTCCTGCGTCAATGATGGCGATGTAGTGATCCTGCCCGCCTTCGGTGCCACTGTTCAGGAGATGGAGCTGCTTCATGAGCGTGGCTGTCACATCATCGACACCACTTGTCCATGGGTTTCCAAGGTGTGGCACACCGTGGAGAAACATAAGAAGCAAGAATTCACCTCAATTATTCATGGCAAGGTGAAGCATGAAGAAACCTTGGCCACCAGCTCCTTTGCAGGGACCTATCTAGTTGTTTTAGACCTTGATGAAGCCCAACTAGTCGCCGATTACATCCTGGGCCAAGGAGATCGTGCAGCGTTCATGAAACGCTTTGCTAAGGCATGCTCTGCAAACTTTGACCCAGATCAAGATCTCCAACGCCTTGGGGTAGCCAATCAGACCACCATGCTGAAAAGTGAAACCGAGGAAATCGGTCGTTTATTCGAGCGCACCATGCTCAGAAAATATGGCCCAATAGAGCTCAACAAACATTTCCTTTCCTTCAACACCATCTGTGACGCCACAGAGGAACGGCAACAAGCAATGTTCTCGCTAGTTGATGAGCCTCTAGATCTACTGGTGGTGATTGGTGGTTTCAACTCATCCAACACCACTCACCTACAGGAAATCGCCATCAGCCGAGGAATCCGATCCTTCCACATCGATACCCCAGAACGTATTGGTGATAACAACAGCATCCAACACAAGCCACTGGGAGAAGATCTGTTCATCGAAAGTAATTTTCTACCTGCTGGAAGCGTGAGCGTCGGCATCACCTCCGGAGCCTCAACACCCGATCGAGTAGTTGAACATGTGATTCAGAAGCTGATCGACCTAACCTCCGGCTGA
- a CDS encoding DoxX family protein, with protein MMAGSETPKAKGSDSDLGPQASSSSESINYFSEFGILILRLGVSILMVHNGLEKLQNPEGFSEFVISQHLNFLPGDPMLWTYAAALTEIICPIGIAFGLATRLCALGLLSTMAFAITYHLFDTGLQGFPFAVVENHSYAFELSGVYATTFFYLLCAGPGRISLAARNKAKANSVRMKLIKEINKVKI; from the coding sequence ATGATGGCCGGCTCCGAAACCCCTAAAGCAAAGGGATCTGACTCTGACCTAGGACCTCAAGCCAGTTCATCGTCAGAATCGATTAACTACTTCTCCGAATTTGGAATTCTCATACTCCGGCTCGGGGTCAGCATTTTGATGGTCCACAACGGATTAGAGAAGCTCCAAAATCCAGAAGGCTTCTCGGAATTTGTCATCAGCCAACACCTTAACTTCCTACCAGGCGACCCTATGCTGTGGACGTATGCAGCAGCTTTAACAGAAATCATTTGTCCAATTGGAATCGCTTTCGGACTTGCTACTAGGCTCTGTGCGCTTGGCCTTCTATCGACAATGGCTTTTGCCATTACATACCACTTATTTGATACTGGCCTGCAAGGCTTCCCCTTCGCCGTGGTCGAAAACCATAGCTATGCCTTTGAATTGTCTGGTGTTTATGCAACTACTTTCTTTTACTTGCTTTGTGCAGGGCCAGGGCGCATTTCACTGGCAGCAAGGAACAAAGCCAAAGCAAATTCAGTCAGAATGAAACTCATCAAGGAAATCAACAAAGTCAAAATATAG
- a CDS encoding 2TM domain-containing protein, with the protein MPIRWYGNADTTDPTYQHFARIVNFTLHAMAFAAFNSGLWFIQQMRHPWPHLDWFSEIWLAGLFIHLAFVVVKRPKAKTTEEQA; encoded by the coding sequence ATGCCAATTCGCTGGTACGGCAACGCCGACACAACCGACCCGACCTATCAACATTTCGCTCGAATCGTCAACTTCACCCTGCATGCCATGGCCTTTGCAGCTTTCAACAGTGGCCTTTGGTTCATTCAACAAATGCGCCACCCATGGCCACACTTGGATTGGTTCAGCGAAATCTGGCTTGCTGGACTCTTCATCCACCTTGCATTTGTAGTCGTCAAAAGACCCAAGGCCAAGACCACCGAAGAGCAAGCCTGA
- the murJ gene encoding murein biosynthesis integral membrane protein MurJ produces the protein MGRSLKRIALVVTVGTLLSKVGGLVRQLVIAAAFGVGAAYDAYNYAYVLPGFLLILLGGINGPFHSAMVSVLSRRPRQESAHVLAALNTMVSAALLLLTALLVLAANPLITLVGPGLSPELHRIAVVQLQVMAPMALLAGLIGLGFGSLNAADEFWIPAVSPIMSSLALVVGVGVLWWQVGTNIGSMQFALRGGIVLALATLVGALLQWLIQLPALIRQGLTKMKLVWDWHHPGVREVWQVMGPATLSSGMLQINVFTDLFFASGILGAAAGLGYANLLVQTPLGLISNALLVPLLPTFARLTAQEDRPALVTRIRQGLMLSTASMVPLGAMFVALGTPIVALVYERGAFDAQAASLVSGLLMAYGVGMPAYLARDLLVRVFYALGDGTTPFRLSTAGIGLNVVFDWLLVGGPTPWGPQLPFNFGATGLVLATVAINLLTCAALLVGLHSRLGGLPLQRWAFDGVKVLWAGLAAGFAAWALATLMQWPQDLLGLLIEVCLSVITGLAVFALISISLGVAEVRELARELRYRVIPR, from the coding sequence ATGGGGAGATCCTTAAAGCGTATTGCTCTGGTTGTCACAGTCGGCACCTTGCTAAGCAAGGTGGGAGGGCTGGTTCGTCAGCTTGTAATTGCGGCTGCCTTCGGGGTGGGAGCGGCTTATGACGCTTACAACTACGCCTACGTCTTGCCGGGGTTTCTGTTGATTCTCCTGGGTGGGATCAACGGTCCTTTCCACAGCGCCATGGTCAGTGTCCTCAGCAGACGGCCGCGGCAGGAAAGCGCTCATGTGTTGGCGGCGCTCAACACCATGGTTAGTGCTGCTTTGTTGTTGTTGACGGCTCTATTAGTGCTGGCAGCCAATCCGTTGATCACTTTGGTGGGCCCAGGTCTGAGTCCTGAGCTGCATCGGATTGCTGTGGTTCAGCTTCAGGTGATGGCACCAATGGCTTTGTTGGCAGGTTTGATCGGCCTGGGCTTCGGCTCCCTTAATGCTGCTGATGAGTTCTGGATTCCGGCGGTTTCGCCAATCATGTCCAGTCTTGCTTTGGTGGTCGGTGTCGGAGTTTTGTGGTGGCAGGTCGGCACGAACATCGGCTCCATGCAGTTCGCCCTTAGGGGTGGCATTGTTTTGGCACTAGCCACCTTGGTGGGAGCCCTGTTGCAGTGGCTGATTCAACTGCCGGCGTTGATCAGGCAAGGCTTGACCAAGATGAAGTTGGTTTGGGATTGGCATCATCCAGGTGTGCGGGAGGTATGGCAGGTCATGGGCCCGGCCACCCTTTCTTCAGGCATGTTGCAGATCAATGTCTTTACAGATCTGTTTTTTGCTTCCGGCATTTTGGGTGCGGCAGCTGGTCTGGGCTACGCCAATCTTTTGGTACAGACGCCTTTGGGGCTGATCTCCAATGCATTGCTGGTGCCACTACTGCCAACATTTGCCAGGCTCACTGCCCAGGAAGATCGGCCTGCACTAGTCACTCGCATCCGTCAGGGGTTGATGTTGTCTACGGCCAGCATGGTTCCTCTGGGGGCCATGTTCGTGGCTCTTGGAACCCCAATCGTTGCTTTGGTGTACGAGCGAGGGGCCTTTGATGCCCAGGCGGCCAGCTTGGTGAGTGGATTGCTGATGGCCTATGGCGTGGGCATGCCTGCCTATCTAGCTCGTGATCTGCTGGTGCGTGTGTTTTATGCCCTAGGTGATGGCACTACCCCCTTCCGACTTTCTACGGCAGGGATTGGCTTGAATGTGGTGTTTGATTGGTTGTTGGTTGGTGGCCCAACCCCTTGGGGCCCTCAGTTGCCATTCAATTTCGGGGCTACCGGTTTGGTGCTGGCGACGGTTGCAATCAATCTGCTGACCTGCGCAGCTCTCTTGGTGGGCTTGCATTCGCGACTAGGGGGCTTGCCTTTGCAACGGTGGGCTTTTGATGGCGTCAAGGTGCTTTGGGCTGGCCTGGCGGCAGGGTTTGCGGCTTGGGCTCTGGCGACCTTGATGCAATGGCCTCAGGACCTGCTGGGACTTTTGATTGAGGTGTGTCTGTCAGTGATCACCGGCCTTGCTGTATTCGCTCTCATCAGCATCTCTCTTGGTGTCGCTGAGGTGCGTGAGCTAGCGCGGGAGCTGCGTTACAGAGTTATTCCTCGCTGA
- a CDS encoding MraY family glycosyltransferase, whose product MTLASSPFAFATASFVIAAVLTTLVVPLVRALGLHLGLTDQPDSRKQHSTPMVRLGGIAMVLGFGLALAVTWGLGGFGLLAPAKDQLIWSTLAGALCFFVIGLADDLFVLSPWPRLAGQVAVAFAMWTQGVRIGTIELPWLGEGSSLIALPDLLSLAATLVWLVGITNAINWLDGLDGLAAGVAGIAAVGLVSVSFSLHQVAAGFLAAALAGCCLGFLRHNFNPARIFMGDGGSYFLGFTLAAISIVGPAKGLTTVSLLLPLLILSLPLADMSAVIMGRLREGRSPFYPDRRHLHHRLLRAGFSHRRTVLLIYVFTQWLAALALVVANAEMRFLWLALATAILVATVVISRRQRSAEGVFVDPSSPLAAPSDPRAYRDGHG is encoded by the coding sequence TTGACTCTCGCGAGCAGCCCCTTTGCGTTTGCTACGGCGAGCTTTGTGATAGCTGCTGTGCTTACCACTTTGGTTGTCCCACTCGTGCGGGCGCTAGGCCTTCACCTCGGTCTCACTGATCAGCCTGATTCCCGCAAGCAGCACAGCACTCCGATGGTGCGTCTTGGTGGCATCGCCATGGTGCTGGGATTTGGTTTGGCTCTGGCAGTGACATGGGGGCTGGGGGGGTTTGGTTTACTTGCGCCTGCGAAGGATCAGCTGATCTGGTCCACGCTGGCGGGGGCTCTTTGCTTTTTTGTGATTGGCCTAGCAGATGATTTGTTCGTTTTGTCTCCTTGGCCTCGTTTGGCAGGACAGGTGGCCGTTGCGTTTGCGATGTGGACTCAGGGGGTACGCATTGGAACGATTGAGTTGCCTTGGTTGGGGGAAGGCTCTTCTTTAATTGCCTTGCCGGATTTGCTTAGCCTTGCTGCCACGCTGGTGTGGCTTGTGGGTATTACCAATGCCATCAATTGGCTAGATGGTCTTGATGGTCTTGCGGCAGGAGTGGCTGGTATTGCCGCTGTTGGTCTTGTGTCGGTCAGTTTTTCACTTCATCAAGTGGCTGCAGGTTTTCTGGCAGCTGCTTTGGCGGGCTGTTGTCTTGGTTTTCTGCGCCATAACTTCAATCCAGCCCGCATTTTTATGGGTGATGGCGGCTCCTATTTCCTTGGTTTTACCTTGGCAGCAATCAGCATCGTGGGACCAGCCAAGGGACTCACCACCGTCAGTTTGTTGCTGCCACTGTTGATTTTGTCTCTACCTTTGGCTGATATGTCGGCGGTGATTATGGGGCGTTTGCGGGAAGGCCGTTCTCCCTTTTACCCTGATCGTCGCCATCTTCATCACCGTCTGCTGCGCGCCGGCTTCAGTCATCGCCGAACGGTGTTGTTGATCTACGTGTTTACACAATGGCTAGCAGCATTGGCCCTCGTGGTGGCCAATGCTGAAATGCGTTTTTTGTGGCTGGCTTTAGCGACAGCCATTCTCGTGGCGACAGTCGTGATCAGCCGTCGTCAACGTAGTGCTGAAGGTGTTTTCGTAGACCCTTCTAGCCCCCTTGCAGCTCCTAGTGATCCACGTGCCTATCGCGATGGTCATGGCTGA
- a CDS encoding DUF3181 family protein, with the protein MTIDPADLKELQLSLADRIYLQIASWHLYLGDAGLAENLAIECSVRLNEGANVAARQALESVQVPLGGGSTRLPLARLIPASQLRDLEEILEPYCR; encoded by the coding sequence ATGACAATCGATCCAGCAGATTTAAAAGAGCTACAACTATCCCTTGCCGATCGCATCTACCTTCAGATCGCCAGCTGGCACCTTTATCTGGGCGATGCAGGGCTTGCAGAAAACCTTGCCATCGAATGCAGCGTCAGGCTCAATGAAGGCGCCAATGTGGCAGCCCGCCAAGCCCTGGAATCAGTGCAAGTGCCCCTAGGTGGAGGGAGCACCCGCCTACCACTGGCGCGCCTAATCCCAGCCTCTCAACTTCGTGACCTTGAGGAGATCCTGGAGCCCTACTGCCGATAA
- a CDS encoding ammonium transporter: MTTAPLPRSRRRTVRLQEASLLEGPMLLLRSIRGFSSNRSLTWLACVPLALFGLGLFNLSAHAAEMPELNAAFLANNLWLLVATILVIFMNAGFAMVEAGMCRQKNAVNILAKNLFVFALAVSSYWFIGYSLMYGDPVSAGWLYFNGLFFDPAVTPELISEAGLVPSVDFLFQAAFAGTAATIVSGLVAERVKFGEFVVFSLVLTGFIYPIAGSWEWNGGWLNTAFGEGVEFIDFAGSSIVHSVGAWAGLVGAMLLGPRIGKFVGGKAQAIPGHNMSIATLGALILWIGWYGFNPGSQLAMDQWVPYVAVTTTLAAAGGAIGATIISTLCSGKPDLTMIINGILAGLVSITAGCGNLTLVGAWVAGLIGGFIVVFSVSALDSLGIDDPVGAFSVHGICGIWGTLVIGLWGFDIQGDGSALGLFVGGGASQLWAQFVGCAAYAIWTVVTCWIAWSVIGALFGGIRVTEAEEIEGLDIGEHGMEAYPDFASAGN, encoded by the coding sequence ATGACAACTGCTCCGCTTCCGCGCTCCAGGCGGCGCACGGTACGCCTCCAGGAGGCCAGCCTCCTGGAGGGGCCAATGCTCCTCCTGCGCAGCATCCGTGGCTTCAGCTCCAATCGCTCACTGACGTGGCTGGCTTGCGTGCCCTTGGCTCTCTTCGGCCTAGGACTCTTCAACCTCTCGGCCCATGCCGCCGAGATGCCAGAACTGAATGCTGCCTTCCTAGCCAACAATCTCTGGCTTCTGGTTGCAACGATTCTGGTGATCTTCATGAATGCCGGCTTCGCGATGGTCGAAGCAGGAATGTGTCGTCAAAAAAACGCGGTCAACATTCTCGCCAAAAACCTATTTGTCTTTGCCCTAGCGGTATCGTCGTACTGGTTCATCGGCTATTCGCTGATGTACGGCGATCCTGTTTCGGCAGGATGGCTCTATTTCAACGGCCTGTTCTTTGATCCTGCTGTAACCCCTGAACTGATCAGCGAAGCAGGTCTTGTCCCAAGCGTCGACTTCCTCTTCCAAGCAGCCTTTGCAGGCACAGCTGCAACTATCGTCTCAGGACTCGTGGCAGAGCGCGTCAAGTTCGGCGAGTTCGTGGTGTTCTCCCTAGTGCTAACTGGTTTCATTTACCCAATCGCTGGCAGCTGGGAATGGAACGGGGGCTGGCTCAACACTGCCTTTGGCGAAGGCGTTGAATTCATTGATTTCGCAGGCTCCTCGATCGTTCACTCTGTCGGTGCCTGGGCAGGTCTGGTGGGAGCAATGCTGCTCGGTCCGCGCATCGGCAAATTTGTCGGTGGCAAGGCCCAAGCGATTCCAGGACACAACATGTCCATCGCCACCCTTGGCGCTCTAATCCTCTGGATCGGCTGGTATGGCTTTAATCCCGGTTCCCAGCTCGCCATGGATCAATGGGTCCCCTACGTGGCTGTAACAACCACACTCGCAGCTGCAGGTGGCGCCATCGGCGCAACGATCATTTCCACCCTCTGCTCCGGCAAGCCTGATCTAACGATGATCATCAACGGCATCCTTGCCGGCCTAGTGAGCATTACAGCTGGTTGTGGCAATCTCACGCTGGTAGGGGCCTGGGTTGCAGGCCTAATCGGTGGTTTCATTGTGGTGTTCTCGGTCTCAGCCCTTGACTCTTTAGGCATCGACGATCCAGTTGGAGCTTTCTCTGTCCACGGCATCTGTGGCATCTGGGGAACCCTCGTGATCGGCCTATGGGGCTTTGACATCCAAGGTGATGGTTCCGCCCTTGGGCTATTCGTTGGGGGTGGCGCAAGTCAGCTTTGGGCTCAATTTGTAGGCTGCGCTGCCTACGCCATCTGGACCGTGGTGACCTGTTGGATTGCCTGGTCTGTCATCGGAGCACTGTTTGGCGGTATCCGCGTAACAGAGGCTGAGGAAATCGAAGGTCTTGATATCGGTGAGCACGGTATGGAGGCTTATCCCGACTTCGCCTCAGCCGGCAACTAA
- the sfsA gene encoding DNA/RNA nuclease SfsA — translation MTKAIPEGLLGSPLLTFPPLDEGILVKRYKRFLADVELVSGEIVTAHCANTGPMTGVLHPGGRVRIRHAPSPKRKLAWTWEQAEAPSAQGGLCWVGINTALANSLIRAAIEAGHLKQVLGPIAAIRAEVTYGSNRRSRIDLFLTPDANCSDTRPIYLEVKNTTWIEDSLALFPDTVTERGQKHLKELIGVLPESRAVLVPCLSRHDVQAFAPGDSADPRYGELFRLALTAGVEVIPCCFGFHLDKITWEGLRPTKTTQS, via the coding sequence ATGACCAAGGCCATCCCGGAAGGATTGTTAGGGAGTCCACTGCTCACATTCCCACCACTCGATGAAGGAATATTGGTGAAGCGCTACAAGCGCTTCCTTGCCGATGTGGAGCTAGTCAGCGGCGAAATCGTGACAGCCCACTGCGCCAACACAGGCCCCATGACTGGTGTTCTTCATCCTGGAGGCAGAGTGAGAATCCGCCATGCGCCTTCTCCCAAGCGCAAGTTGGCCTGGACATGGGAGCAAGCGGAGGCACCCAGCGCCCAGGGCGGCCTCTGCTGGGTGGGTATCAACACAGCCTTGGCCAATAGCCTGATCAGAGCAGCGATTGAAGCCGGACACCTCAAGCAAGTCCTCGGTCCGATCGCAGCAATCCGTGCGGAAGTGACTTATGGAAGCAACCGACGCAGCCGCATTGACCTGTTTTTAACCCCTGATGCCAATTGCTCCGACACCAGACCCATTTACTTAGAGGTCAAGAACACCACCTGGATCGAAGACTCCTTAGCCCTCTTTCCCGACACGGTGACAGAACGAGGGCAAAAACATCTCAAAGAGCTAATCGGTGTGCTGCCAGAGTCCAGAGCAGTCTTGGTGCCCTGCCTCAGCCGCCACGATGTCCAAGCGTTCGCCCCAGGGGATAGCGCAGACCCTCGCTATGGCGAACTCTTTCGTCTGGCTCTTACAGCTGGCGTGGAAGTCATTCCCTGTTGCTTCGGATTTCACCTCGACAAGATCACCTGGGAAGGCCTTAGGCCTACCAAGACGACACAGAGTTGA
- the glyA gene encoding serine hydroxymethyltransferase, translating to MTDRFLASINAALTDSDPAIAGLIDQERQRQETHLELIASENFTSQAVMQAQGSVLTNKYAEGLPHKRYYGGCEHVDAIEELAIERAQRLFGAAWANVQPHSGAQANFAVFLALLQPGDTIMGMDLSHGGHLTHGSPVNVSGKWFKVVHYGVERDSQQLDMEAVRQLALKERPQLIICGYSAYPRTIDFAAFRSIADEVGAYLLADMAHIAGLVAAGVHPSPIAHCDVVTTTTHKTLRGPRGGLILCRDADFGRKFDKAVFPGSQGGPLEHVIAAKAVALGEALQPEFQVYSCQVVANAQVLAGRIQERGIAVVSGGTDNHLVLLDLRSIGMTGKVADLLVSEVNITANKNTVPFDPESPFVTSGLRLGTAALTTRGFDDEAFREVADVIADRLLKPQDESIKAQCLERVRQLCGRFPLYRDVLQPALA from the coding sequence ATGACGGATCGCTTCTTGGCTTCTATTAATGCTGCCCTGACGGATTCCGACCCGGCGATTGCAGGCTTGATCGATCAGGAAAGGCAACGTCAGGAGACCCATCTAGAGCTGATAGCCAGTGAGAACTTCACTTCTCAAGCTGTGATGCAGGCTCAGGGTTCTGTTCTCACCAACAAGTACGCCGAAGGTCTTCCCCATAAGCGCTATTACGGCGGTTGTGAGCATGTCGATGCGATTGAGGAGTTGGCGATCGAGCGTGCTCAGCGGCTCTTTGGTGCGGCTTGGGCCAACGTGCAACCTCATAGTGGCGCGCAGGCCAACTTCGCCGTCTTCCTGGCGCTGTTGCAGCCCGGTGACACCATCATGGGGATGGATCTATCCCATGGGGGGCATCTCACTCATGGTTCTCCTGTCAATGTCAGCGGCAAGTGGTTCAAGGTCGTTCATTACGGCGTGGAGCGTGATAGTCAGCAGCTCGACATGGAGGCTGTTCGTCAGCTGGCCCTGAAAGAGCGTCCTCAACTGATCATCTGCGGCTACTCGGCCTATCCCCGCACGATCGATTTTGCTGCTTTTCGCAGCATCGCTGATGAGGTGGGCGCTTACTTGTTGGCGGACATGGCACACATTGCCGGCCTTGTTGCGGCTGGGGTCCATCCGAGTCCTATCGCCCACTGTGATGTGGTGACGACGACCACCCACAAGACATTGCGTGGCCCCAGAGGCGGCTTAATCCTTTGTCGTGATGCGGACTTTGGCCGTAAGTTTGACAAGGCAGTGTTTCCTGGCAGTCAGGGCGGCCCTTTGGAACATGTGATTGCAGCCAAGGCTGTGGCCTTAGGAGAAGCTCTTCAGCCAGAGTTCCAGGTTTATAGCTGTCAGGTGGTGGCGAATGCCCAGGTTCTTGCTGGTCGCATTCAGGAGCGCGGGATTGCGGTGGTGAGTGGAGGAACAGATAATCACCTTGTCTTGCTGGATTTGCGCAGCATTGGGATGACCGGGAAGGTTGCTGATTTGCTTGTCAGTGAAGTGAACATCACCGCCAATAAGAACACAGTGCCCTTTGATCCTGAGTCGCCTTTTGTGACCAGTGGTCTGCGCTTGGGCACGGCGGCCCTCACAACTCGTGGCTTTGATGATGAGGCATTCCGTGAGGTTGCTGATGTGATTGCAGATCGTTTGCTTAAACCGCAAGATGAATCGATCAAGGCGCAGTGCTTGGAACGGGTGAGACAACTTTGTGGCCGTTTCCCTCTCTACAGGGATGTCCTCCAGCCAGCGCTTGCTTGA